The proteins below are encoded in one region of Populus alba chromosome 2, ASM523922v2, whole genome shotgun sequence:
- the LOC118031949 gene encoding uncharacterized protein, whose amino-acid sequence MNDQPPATIMNQQPPQLMSQPPPIPVMNPVQPPPPPISIQSQMLSHSQAMNQPQPLMMMNQRPYKKFQNQQQNPLKYNNNFVPSKPRSSSNNNNWKGKNVNNNKRMENSNNNPALSGGGGYKPPSLNDLQTQNRMKARKYYHPKKKFNNRFAPYAPRNTTSFIIRAKKSGGIASLVSPCPVTPAVLPTPIFSPSREVLGDMAKEEWGVDGYGSMKGLIRLRSPGNEANEDEEDEEGNGSSESDVEEHVEVERRLDHDLSRFEMIYPSGGGGEYSYNNVLENRVDDQDTHIAQLEEENLTLKERLFLMERELGDLRRRLQFLERQQHHHHGQSSSAMVVEDVNEEVVENVSENDENENESDGVSDIGGNTGGDGNEELMEYVGGNGERRNVGDGGKEESNDVCMEENVPDDHLIVKHKVKDEKATSGYVGDDEVVGNDEVIIKENEVKGGERGDWFVPTDAETGKDDGAKDEERGIEVLLDRLVAKEEEEPVQG is encoded by the coding sequence ATGAACGATCAGCCACCGGCGACGATCATGAACCAGCAGCCACCGCAATTGATGAGTCAGCCACCGCCTATTCCGGTCATGAATCCGGTACAACCTCCTCCTCCGCCGATTTCTATTCAGTCACAGATGTTGAGTCACAGTCAAGCCATGAATCAACCACAGccgttgatgatgatgaaccaGAGACCGTACAAGAAGTTTCAAAATCAGCAGCAGAATCCGTTGAAGtacaataacaattttgtcCCTTCGAAGCCTcgaagcagcagcaacaacaacaactggAAGGGTAAAAAtgtcaacaacaacaaaagaatGGAGAATTCCAATAATAATCCTGCCTTATCCGGTGGTGGAGGGTATAAGCCGCCGAGCTTGAATGATTTGCAAACACAAAACAGAATGAAAGCGCGGAAATATTATCATCCAAAGAAGAAATTTAATAACCGTTTTGCGCCTTATGCGCCGAGGAATACGACGTCGTTTATTATCCGTGCGAAAAAGTCTGGTGGGATTGCGTCGTTGGTTTCGCCGTGTCCGGTGACTCCGGCGGTGTTGCCGACTCCGATATTTTCGCCGTCGAGGGAGGTGTTGGGGGATATGGCGAAGGAAGAGTGGGGTGTTGATGGATATGGATCGATGAAGGGGTTGATTAGGTTGAGATCGCCGGGGAACGAAGCGAATGaggatgaggaagatgaagagggAAATGGATCGAGTGAGAGTGATGTAGAGGAGCATGTGGAAGTGGAGAGGAGATTGGATCATGATTTGAGTAGGTTTGAGATGATTTATCCGAGCGGCGGAGGAGGGGAGTATAGTTATAATAATGTTTTGGAGAATAGGGTTGATGATCAGGACACCCACATAGCGCAATTGGAAGAGGagaatttgactttgaaagaaAGATTGTTTTTGATGGAGAGGGAGTTGGGGGATTTGAGGAGGAGGTTGCAGTTTTTAGAGAGGCAGCAGCATCATCATCATGGGCAGAGCAGTAGTGCTATGGTTGTGGAGGATGTTAATGAGGAGGTTGTGGAGAATGTTTCGGAGAATGATGAGAATGAGAATGAGAGTGATGGAGTATCTGATATTGGTGGGAATACTGGAGGTGACGGTAACGAGGAGTTGATGGAGTATGTAGGTGGAAATGGAGAGAGAAGGAATGTTGGAGATGGTGGTAAGGAGGAGAGTAATGATGTTTGTATGGAAGAGAATGTACCTGATGATCACCTTATTGTGAAGCATAAGGTTAAGGATGAGAAGGCAACTAGTGGATATGTAGGAGATGATGAAGTTGTAGGAAATGACGAGGTGATTATTAAGGAAAATGAAGTTAAGGGTGGAGAAAGAGGAGACTGGTTTGTACCTACTGATGCAGAAACGGGGAAGGATGATGGAGCAAAGGATGAAGAAAGGGGAATTGAAGTTTTACTAGACAGGCTGGTTgcaaaggaggaggaggagcctGTCCAAGGTTGA
- the LOC118031963 gene encoding peroxidase N, protein MKRSSCYNGYSLFLTMLMLCVVSRSQLTTDFYSTTCPNLLQIVRREVQKAIKFETRMAASLIRLHFHDCFVDGCDASVLLDGNDGEKFALPNINSARGFEVVDAIKTAVESQCSGVVSCADILAIAARDSVLLSGGKSWRVLLGRRDGLVANQTGANAKLPSPFEDVDTIINKFAAVGLNIIDVVALSGAHTIGLARCATFNNRLFNFSGTGAPDSTMESSMVSDLQNLCPLTDDGNKTTVLDRNSTDLFDNHYFQNLLNNKGLLSSDQELFSSTNLTTKALVQTYSTNQNLFLNDFANSMIKMGNISPLTGSSGEIRKKCSVVNS, encoded by the exons ATGAAGAGGTCGAGCTGCTATAACGGTTATTCGTTGTTTCTGACAATGTTGATGTTATGTGTAGTTTCCAGGTCCCAACTGACTACTGATTTCTATTCGACAACATGCCCTAACCTTCTCCAAATTGTCCGTAGAGAAGTTCAGAAAGCTATCAAGTTTGAAACTCGTATGGCAGCCTCTTTGATTCGGCTTCATTTTCATGACTGCTTTGTCGAT GGCTGTGATGCATCAGTTCTGCTGGATGGAAATGATGGTGAGAAGTTTGCTTTGCCTAACATAAACTCGGCAAGGGGATTTGAAGTTGTGGATGCAATAAAAACTGCTGTGGAAAGTCAATGTAGTGGCGTTGTATCTTGTGCTGATATACTAGCCATAGCTGCCCGAGACTCGGTCCTCCTT AGTGGTGGGAAATCATGGAGAGTTCTGCTCGGAAGAAGAGATGGACTGGTGGCTAACCAGACTGGAGCAAATGCTAAACTTCCTTCCCCGTTTGAAGATGTGGATACGATCATCAACAAGTTTGCTGCAGTAGGATTAAATATCATAGACGTAGTCGCCTTATCGG GTGCTCACACAATTGGACTAGCAAGATGTGCCACCTTCAACAACAGATTGTTCAACTTCTCGGGAACCGGTGCTCCGGACAGTACAATGGAATCAAGTATGGTGTCTGATCTGCAAAATCTATGTCCACTAACTGATGATGGCAACAAGACTACAGTTCTTGATCGGAACTCCACTGATCTATTTGACAACCACTATTTCCAGAACTTGCTAAACAATAAGGGTCTTCTCTCTTCTGACCAAGAACTATTTTCAAGTACCAATTTGACAACCAAGGCTCTGGTTCAGACCTATAGCACTAATCAAAATCTTTTCTTAAATGACTTCGCtaattccatgatcaaaatggGGAATATAAGCCCGCTAACAGGGTCTAGTGGAGAGATCAGGAAAAAATGTAGTGTGGTTAACTCGTAA